The proteins below are encoded in one region of Metabacillus dongyingensis:
- a CDS encoding UxaA family hydrolase has protein sequence MAAIKGYRRPNGKSGIRNHLLLMPTVVCANQVVTKIQQQIPGSIAIPHQHGCSQVGEDKDRTHKVLVGMGRNPNVGAVLLVSLGCEVMDAKQIQKEIAETGKPVVWIDIQEEGGSVNTIHKGIEIADQLINEIKNTPLVDIPLSELIVGVKCGGSDATSGLCSNPVLGRASDLIIQEGGSIVMGETTEIIGAEHILAEKAVNNDVKNKLYQSIARFEEEINRMGVDMRGGNPSPGNIEGGLSSIEEKSLGCISKAGTAPLQGVVDYASEIPGKGFYFMDSPGNDIECVSGMAAAGIQLVCFTTGRGTPTGNPIVPVIKISGNEEMARRMSDNIDVDVSTVLTGKENLDLAGKRLFNEIVNVSSGHLTKAEILGHQEFSISRIGISL, from the coding sequence ATGGCAGCCATTAAAGGATACCGTCGTCCGAACGGAAAGAGCGGCATAAGAAATCATTTGCTGCTAATGCCCACAGTAGTATGTGCAAATCAAGTTGTAACAAAAATTCAACAGCAGATCCCAGGGTCAATTGCCATCCCTCATCAGCATGGCTGCAGCCAAGTAGGCGAAGACAAAGATCGAACACATAAGGTCCTTGTAGGCATGGGAAGAAACCCCAATGTTGGAGCTGTTCTATTAGTCAGCCTTGGCTGCGAAGTGATGGATGCGAAACAAATTCAAAAAGAAATTGCAGAAACCGGAAAACCAGTTGTTTGGATCGATATTCAGGAAGAAGGCGGATCTGTAAATACAATTCATAAAGGAATAGAAATAGCAGATCAGTTAATAAATGAGATTAAAAACACCCCATTGGTGGATATTCCATTATCAGAGCTCATAGTAGGAGTTAAATGCGGAGGATCTGATGCAACATCAGGCTTGTGCAGTAACCCAGTACTTGGAAGAGCATCGGATCTTATTATTCAAGAAGGCGGAAGCATTGTGATGGGGGAAACCACTGAAATAATAGGAGCTGAACATATTTTAGCAGAAAAAGCAGTGAACAATGACGTTAAAAACAAACTCTATCAATCAATCGCCCGGTTTGAAGAAGAAATTAATAGAATGGGTGTAGATATGCGCGGCGGCAACCCCAGTCCAGGAAATATTGAAGGTGGATTGTCCAGCATAGAGGAAAAATCCTTAGGGTGTATAAGCAAAGCAGGGACAGCTCCATTGCAGGGGGTAGTAGATTATGCAAGTGAAATACCTGGAAAAGGATTTTATTTTATGGACTCTCCGGGGAATGATATTGAATGTGTTTCAGGTATGGCAGCAGCTGGAATTCAATTAGTTTGCTTTACTACTGGGCGTGGAACACCTACTGGCAACCCAATTGTACCAGTGATAAAAATCTCTGGTAATGAAGAGATGGCAAGAAGAATGTCAGATAATATTGATGTTGATGTCAGTACAGTATTAACAGGAAAAGAAAATCTAGATCTAGCTGGAAAACGATTATTCAACGAAATAGTAAACGTTTCTTCAGGTCATTTGACAAAAGCCGAGATTCTTGGGCATCAAGAATTCAGCATTAGCCGTATAGGCATCAGTTTGTAG
- a CDS encoding alpha-L-fucosidase — MTERVYDWPDHYGDFQWFIEDRFGLFIHWGLYALPARHEWVMTKEKIHPEQYKKYMDRFNPDLFNAREWAVNAKKAGMKYAVLTTKHHEGFAMWDSDATDYKVTNSPYGKDIVREFADAFRAEGIKIGFYHSLIDWHHPEFTIDGLHSLRENEEEKAKKREFDQYVQYLHQQVHELLTSYGKIDYLWFDFSYPDRDWDWSKGKGAKDWKAEELEALILKLQPHIILNNRLDLNRGVYTPEQYQPKRSIKKDGLDIVWEACQTLNGSWGYDRDELHWKSPEMVIKMLIDTVSKNGNLLLNIGPTARGEWDLKSMEIMERISEWMKYHESSIYGAGESEFPSPPDCRLTQKDQTIYLHIFSWPFRTIHLSELAGKIEYVQFLHDHSEVKFYEYMESDIHHHNVPVVEDGEVVLEIPVIKPDVLVPVIEIKLK; from the coding sequence ATGACGGAACGCGTATATGACTGGCCAGATCATTACGGAGATTTTCAGTGGTTTATAGAGGATCGATTTGGTCTGTTTATTCATTGGGGATTGTATGCATTGCCTGCAAGACATGAATGGGTGATGACGAAAGAGAAAATACACCCAGAGCAATACAAAAAATACATGGATCGATTTAATCCCGACCTTTTTAACGCGAGGGAATGGGCTGTAAATGCAAAAAAGGCAGGCATGAAATATGCTGTTCTCACAACAAAACACCATGAAGGATTTGCCATGTGGGACTCAGACGCAACGGACTATAAAGTTACAAATTCACCCTATGGAAAAGATATTGTAAGAGAGTTTGCAGATGCGTTCAGAGCGGAAGGAATAAAAATAGGGTTCTATCATTCCCTCATCGACTGGCATCACCCTGAGTTTACGATTGATGGCTTGCATTCACTTCGTGAAAACGAAGAAGAAAAGGCTAAAAAAAGAGAGTTTGACCAGTATGTGCAATATCTGCATCAACAAGTTCATGAATTGTTAACGTCTTATGGGAAAATCGATTATCTATGGTTTGATTTTTCCTATCCGGACAGGGACTGGGACTGGTCCAAAGGCAAAGGGGCAAAAGATTGGAAGGCTGAGGAGCTTGAAGCATTAATTCTTAAACTGCAGCCGCATATCATTTTAAATAATCGGCTGGATCTGAATCGGGGTGTTTATACACCCGAGCAATATCAGCCTAAACGGTCCATAAAAAAAGACGGCTTAGATATCGTGTGGGAAGCCTGTCAAACCTTGAATGGAAGCTGGGGATATGACCGGGATGAACTTCATTGGAAGTCGCCAGAAATGGTCATAAAGATGCTGATCGATACTGTATCTAAAAATGGAAATCTTTTATTGAATATAGGTCCAACCGCCAGAGGAGAATGGGATTTAAAATCGATGGAAATTATGGAAAGAATTTCAGAATGGATGAAGTATCATGAGTCATCCATATATGGTGCAGGGGAAAGTGAGTTTCCTTCTCCTCCAGATTGCCGATTAACCCAAAAAGATCAAACTATTTATCTTCATATTTTTTCTTGGCCATTCAGGACAATCCATCTAAGCGAACTGGCAGGAAAAATAGAATATGTTCAATTTTTACATGATCATTCCGAAGTGAAATTCTATGAATATATGGAGTCTGATATACACCACCATAACGTACCGGTAGTTGAAGATGGAGAAGTGGTTCTTGAAATCCCGGTTATTAAACCCGATGTTTTAGTTCCAGTCATTGAGATCAAATTAAAATAA
- a CDS encoding Gfo/Idh/MocA family protein — MRKLKIGVIGAGSIAEMHLGSFSMHECAELYAVCDLNEERAKTTAEKYNAEKYYTDYTKLLEDREIQAVSICTWNNTHAEIAIAALNAGKHVLVEKPLTTSVEKALEIEDAVKKSGKILQVGFVRRFASNTQILKTFIEAGELGVIYYAKASSIRRLGNPGGWFSDKERSGGGPLIDIGVHVIDLCWYLMGRPKVKSISGNTYDLLGNRSNVKNLSFYKAADYDATKNNVEDMANALIRFENGATLFVDSSFTLHAKKDETTIKIYGDKGGAEIEPSLEIISEKNNTILNITPQINHATFNFTEAFHSEINHFVECVLENKEPISPVQDGVEIMKILCGIYESSEKGIEVTF; from the coding sequence ATGAGGAAACTTAAAATAGGGGTTATTGGTGCGGGTTCAATTGCAGAAATGCATTTAGGCAGTTTTTCAATGCATGAGTGTGCAGAACTTTACGCTGTGTGCGATCTAAACGAAGAAAGAGCAAAAACAACAGCAGAAAAATACAATGCAGAAAAATACTATACGGACTATACAAAACTATTAGAAGACAGAGAAATACAAGCTGTCAGTATATGCACATGGAATAATACACATGCTGAAATTGCCATTGCAGCGCTGAATGCCGGAAAACATGTTTTAGTTGAAAAACCATTAACCACAAGTGTTGAAAAAGCTCTTGAAATTGAAGATGCAGTCAAAAAAAGCGGGAAAATTCTTCAAGTCGGATTTGTAAGAAGGTTTGCAAGCAATACCCAAATTTTAAAAACGTTTATTGAAGCTGGAGAACTCGGCGTGATTTATTATGCAAAAGCTTCAAGTATTCGCCGTTTGGGAAACCCGGGAGGATGGTTTTCTGATAAGGAGCGTTCCGGCGGTGGTCCACTAATAGATATTGGTGTCCACGTAATAGATTTATGCTGGTATTTAATGGGCCGCCCAAAGGTCAAATCTATTTCAGGCAACACTTATGATTTATTAGGGAATCGTTCAAATGTTAAGAATCTCTCTTTTTATAAAGCTGCAGATTATGACGCGACAAAAAATAATGTAGAAGATATGGCAAATGCTCTTATTCGCTTTGAAAATGGGGCTACTCTTTTTGTAGATTCAAGCTTCACCCTGCATGCTAAAAAAGATGAGACAACAATAAAAATTTATGGGGATAAAGGTGGAGCAGAAATAGAGCCTTCCTTAGAAATCATATCTGAGAAAAACAATACGATCCTTAATATTACGCCTCAAATCAATCATGCAACCTTTAACTTTACAGAAGCTTTTCATTCAGAAATCAATCATTTTGTTGAATGCGTGCTTGAAAATAAAGAGCCGATTAGTCCTGTACAGGATGGAGTAGAGATAATGAAGATTCTTTGCGGAATCTATGAATCCAGTGAAAAAGGCATAGAGGTAACCTTTTAA
- a CDS encoding sugar phosphate isomerase/epimerase family protein, translated as MKLGVSSYSFYSALRSGNMNILDAIDWLKEHGGEHIEIVPIGFTLSDNSALISDIVEKAKEAGIEISNYAVGANFVDKDEAQFNQEIEQLKMQVDIAHALGVKRMRHDIASREKENTSIERFVKDLPIIIKACREIADYAAQYGIITSIENHGFHVQHADRIRQIVHSVDRKNFRTTLDIGNFLCVDEDPLSAVKRTIPLASMVHFKDFYIRPHTQFPGEGFFQTSAGNFLRGAIAGQGDLDISGIIQVLKSFGYDGYISLEFEGMEDCLKAIEIGLNNIKRLWK; from the coding sequence ATGAAACTAGGTGTAAGTTCTTACAGTTTTTATTCCGCACTTCGATCAGGAAATATGAACATTTTAGATGCGATTGATTGGCTTAAAGAACATGGCGGAGAACATATCGAAATCGTCCCAATTGGTTTTACGCTAAGTGATAATAGCGCATTGATTAGCGATATTGTAGAAAAAGCAAAAGAAGCAGGGATTGAGATCTCTAATTATGCAGTAGGCGCCAATTTCGTTGACAAAGATGAAGCTCAATTTAATCAAGAAATAGAACAGCTGAAAATGCAGGTTGACATAGCACATGCTCTTGGAGTAAAGCGAATGCGCCATGATATTGCATCAAGAGAAAAAGAAAATACTTCTATTGAACGGTTTGTGAAGGATTTGCCGATTATTATCAAGGCTTGCAGAGAAATTGCTGACTATGCTGCACAGTATGGAATTATTACCAGCATCGAAAATCATGGTTTTCATGTTCAGCATGCAGACCGGATTAGACAGATTGTCCACTCGGTTGATAGAAAAAACTTTAGAACAACTCTGGATATTGGTAATTTTCTATGTGTGGATGAAGATCCATTATCTGCAGTAAAACGCACGATTCCTTTAGCATCAATGGTCCATTTTAAAGATTTTTATATCCGTCCGCATACTCAATTCCCCGGGGAAGGATTTTTCCAGACAAGTGCTGGAAACTTTTTAAGAGGTGCAATTGCAGGACAAGGTGATTTGGATATTTCAGGAATTATTCAAGTTCTCAAATCTTTTGGGTATGACGGGTACATTTCACTTGAATTTGAAGGCATGGAAGATTGCCTCAAGGCCATTGAAATTGGTTTGAACAATATTAAAAGGTTATGGAAGTAG
- a CDS encoding ABC transporter substrate-binding protein, with translation MKKRLALPMISILLAGMLSACSNNQEASSEKGKSAEINSEGFPIVDEKVTLSMFGPNVGRAKWEDMKYFKMMEKKTNIHFEFDTPPNDSFETQKNLLFASNELPDIFYGASLTNSEIIKYSEQKLLVPLDDLIEKYAPNIQAMFKEYPDVKKSITALDGHIYALPTVDRTLQWNIHPMWYNGSFLKALNVKELPKTSEELYDLLVRIKTEDPNGNGKQDEIPLTAAEMWDINQWFMGFFGVVSIGVGTYDGEVKYGAAQPGFKNYLEFMNKLYKEELLDNEVFSQSWDQKGAKGKANRVGLFANWAPGDFLGMPNGTTNPMMQPVTGKGADKPVIAISPGQSVGQFAITNVNKNPEASMRWVDYSYSKEGNEFLSILDEGDIWEWADKDKNLRRQIPREDGTSIEDYKGTLTPNYGINVPTWAHLDSPIVYEGNEYDPFVVAETKNKIKPVGQVAMPQVFLTPEELKEVAAINADLEAYVEQMEAKFITGQEPISKWGEYIKTIDKMGVDKLVKIYQKAYDRYKEEK, from the coding sequence GTGAAGAAAAGATTAGCTTTACCAATGATTTCAATTCTATTGGCAGGTATGCTCTCTGCATGTTCAAACAATCAGGAAGCAAGTTCTGAAAAAGGCAAAAGTGCAGAGATTAACAGCGAAGGTTTTCCGATTGTTGATGAGAAAGTTACATTATCTATGTTTGGCCCCAATGTTGGCCGAGCGAAGTGGGAAGATATGAAATATTTTAAAATGATGGAGAAGAAAACAAATATTCATTTTGAGTTTGATACGCCTCCCAATGATAGTTTTGAAACACAAAAGAATCTCTTATTTGCCAGTAATGAACTTCCTGATATATTTTATGGCGCTTCCTTGACGAACAGTGAAATTATAAAATACAGCGAACAGAAATTGTTAGTTCCATTAGATGACTTAATTGAAAAGTATGCTCCAAATATACAAGCGATGTTTAAAGAGTATCCGGACGTAAAGAAAAGTATAACTGCCCTGGATGGTCACATTTATGCTCTGCCGACTGTAGATAGAACCTTGCAGTGGAATATTCATCCTATGTGGTATAATGGCTCATTTTTAAAAGCTTTAAATGTGAAAGAACTGCCTAAAACAAGTGAGGAATTGTACGACTTATTAGTACGAATTAAAACAGAAGATCCTAATGGAAATGGAAAACAAGATGAAATTCCGCTAACTGCAGCTGAGATGTGGGATATTAATCAATGGTTTATGGGATTCTTTGGTGTTGTGTCAATTGGAGTAGGCACCTATGACGGCGAAGTGAAGTATGGAGCAGCTCAGCCAGGGTTTAAGAATTACCTGGAATTTATGAATAAGCTTTATAAAGAAGAGTTACTGGATAATGAAGTATTCTCTCAGTCTTGGGACCAAAAGGGGGCAAAAGGAAAAGCTAATCGCGTCGGATTGTTTGCAAACTGGGCGCCTGGAGATTTTCTTGGTATGCCAAATGGTACAACAAACCCTATGATGCAGCCTGTTACCGGTAAGGGTGCTGATAAACCTGTTATTGCCATTAGCCCCGGACAAAGTGTCGGACAGTTTGCCATTACGAATGTCAATAAAAACCCTGAAGCTTCTATGCGCTGGGTGGACTATTCTTATTCCAAGGAAGGAAACGAGTTCCTGAGCATTCTGGATGAAGGAGATATTTGGGAGTGGGCAGATAAGGATAAGAATCTAAGAAGACAAATACCTCGTGAAGATGGAACATCGATTGAAGATTACAAAGGAACTTTAACACCAAACTATGGGATAAATGTTCCTACATGGGCTCATTTAGATTCTCCAATTGTATACGAAGGAAATGAATATGATCCATTTGTTGTGGCTGAAACAAAAAATAAAATCAAACCAGTTGGACAAGTAGCAATGCCGCAGGTTTTTCTAACTCCTGAGGAGCTAAAAGAAGTTGCTGCTATCAATGCTGATCTTGAAGCTTATGTAGAGCAAATGGAAGCTAAGTTTATCACAGGACAAGAGCCAATTTCGAAGTGGGGCGAATACATCAAAACCATTGATAAAATGGGCGTGGATAAATTGGTTAAAATCTATCAGAAAGCATACGACCGGTATAAAGAAGAGAAATAA
- a CDS encoding carbohydrate ABC transporter permease, whose product MIKDTAADRFFKLLCYFYLSLALIIVVYPLIYIISASVSDPKFVNSGEMWLLPINLTFEGYERVFQNEQIWLGYKNTIIYTAVGTAVNLMVTIPAAYALARKDFVGRGFIMGMMLVTMFISGGLIPTYIIVKSLGLMDSMWALILPGAASVWNIIVCRTFFQTSIPNELEEAAKIDGCSNFNLFLKIILPLSAPIIAVMALFYGVGHWNSYFGALIYLRDQDLYPLQLVLRQILVLQEMSADMSGATAEALQRKAEIADIVKYAVIIVATLPIIIIYPFMQRFFVKGVMIGSVKG is encoded by the coding sequence ATGATTAAAGATACAGCTGCTGACAGATTTTTTAAGCTTTTATGCTACTTCTACCTATCACTGGCACTTATCATCGTAGTGTATCCGCTAATCTACATTATCAGTGCGTCTGTTAGTGATCCGAAATTTGTGAACTCAGGGGAGATGTGGCTTCTCCCTATCAACCTGACATTTGAAGGATATGAACGTGTCTTTCAAAACGAGCAAATCTGGCTTGGCTATAAAAATACCATCATCTACACAGCAGTAGGAACAGCAGTTAATCTGATGGTGACAATCCCTGCTGCCTATGCGTTAGCCAGGAAAGATTTTGTTGGCCGAGGCTTTATCATGGGAATGATGCTTGTCACTATGTTTATCAGCGGAGGCCTGATTCCAACCTATATTATTGTGAAAAGTCTTGGGTTAATGGATTCTATGTGGGCTTTAATCCTTCCTGGTGCAGCTTCAGTCTGGAATATTATTGTTTGCCGCACTTTTTTCCAAACGTCAATCCCAAATGAATTGGAAGAAGCGGCAAAAATCGATGGATGCAGTAACTTCAATTTGTTTCTCAAGATCATTCTTCCACTATCAGCTCCTATTATTGCTGTAATGGCCTTGTTTTACGGAGTAGGACATTGGAATAGTTATTTCGGAGCGCTTATTTACTTAAGAGATCAGGATTTATATCCTTTACAATTGGTCTTAAGGCAAATCCTTGTCTTACAGGAAATGAGTGCAGATATGTCTGGGGCGACTGCTGAGGCCTTGCAGCGAAAAGCTGAAATTGCGGATATTGTGAAATATGCCGTCATCATTGTAGCAACTTTGCCAATTATCATCATCTATCCGTTTATGCAGCGTTTCTTTGTCAAAGGTGTGATGATTGGTTCTGTTAAAGGATAA
- a CDS encoding ABC transporter permease, with translation MQRKKTKKNVRENWQLYLFVLPLVTYLILFHYMPMYGIQIAFKDYYPVQGIWGSPWVGFEHFKRFFESYYFWDLIKNTIEISVYSLIVGFPIPIILALALNEIRDGMFKKTVQTVTYAPHFISIVIMSGMIITFLSPTTGMINNLIEMLGMEPIPFLTDPKWFSTVYVMSGIWQNAGWGTIIYLAALAGVDQQLHEAAIVDGASRWQRIWNINIPALVPTMVILFILDAGSLLSVGFEKVLLLQNPLNMEASDIISTFVYRVGLLEGQYSFGAAVGLFNSVINAALLIIVNQIARKKSETSLW, from the coding sequence ATACAGCGAAAGAAAACCAAGAAAAATGTCAGAGAGAATTGGCAATTGTATCTTTTTGTACTTCCTTTAGTAACGTACTTGATCCTTTTTCACTACATGCCGATGTATGGCATACAAATCGCATTTAAGGATTATTATCCAGTACAAGGTATTTGGGGGAGCCCCTGGGTAGGATTTGAACATTTCAAGAGATTTTTTGAATCCTATTATTTCTGGGACCTGATTAAAAATACGATCGAAATCAGTGTATATAGCCTGATTGTAGGCTTTCCCATTCCTATTATTCTAGCACTTGCGCTGAATGAAATACGTGATGGCATGTTTAAGAAAACAGTTCAAACCGTCACATACGCACCTCATTTCATTTCTATTGTTATTATGTCTGGGATGATTATTACATTTTTATCTCCAACAACAGGAATGATTAATAATCTTATCGAGATGCTGGGGATGGAACCTATTCCGTTTCTGACAGATCCTAAATGGTTTTCGACTGTTTATGTAATGTCGGGAATTTGGCAAAACGCTGGTTGGGGAACCATCATTTATTTAGCGGCATTAGCCGGCGTTGACCAGCAGCTGCACGAAGCAGCCATTGTAGATGGTGCATCAAGATGGCAAAGGATTTGGAATATCAATATTCCGGCTCTAGTTCCAACAATGGTTATTCTGTTTATTCTGGATGCAGGAAGCTTATTATCAGTAGGGTTTGAAAAAGTGCTGCTTCTTCAAAATCCTTTGAATATGGAAGCATCTGATATCATATCTACCTTTGTCTATCGTGTCGGTCTTTTAGAAGGTCAATATAGCTTCGGTGCTGCGGTCGGATTATTCAATTCCGTCATTAATGCAGCCTTGCTCATAATTGTTAACCAAATTGCCCGGAAAAAATCGGAGACAAGCTTATGGTAA
- a CDS encoding YesL family protein yields the protein MGSNTLIGKFYTLAEWILKAMYLHLLWIIFTLAGGIVLGVMPSSTAVFSIIRKWLQGETDLKTFPFFLSVYKSSWKTTNLAGLIFLCLSTVLLVDLQLNELTIKSALIHLPLLLFGLLLSSTMILFFPVYVHYDLKIFQHIKQAFILSLAQPLCVMAILLWIVTAYILSLYIPIIFLFMGISVVTLPIMWFSLHSFNKLEAKSMN from the coding sequence ATGGGGTCTAACACTTTGATTGGAAAATTCTACACTCTGGCAGAATGGATATTAAAGGCTATGTATCTGCATTTGCTGTGGATCATTTTTACTTTAGCAGGAGGAATTGTATTAGGGGTTATGCCTTCATCTACAGCTGTCTTTTCAATCATTAGGAAGTGGCTTCAAGGGGAGACAGATTTGAAAACCTTCCCTTTTTTCCTGTCCGTTTATAAATCAAGCTGGAAAACGACAAATTTGGCAGGCTTAATATTTTTATGTTTAAGCACTGTACTGCTGGTTGATCTGCAGCTGAATGAACTTACTATTAAATCTGCTCTTATCCATTTACCTCTTCTGCTGTTTGGTTTGTTATTAAGCAGCACCATGATCTTATTCTTTCCTGTCTATGTGCACTATGATTTAAAAATCTTTCAGCATATTAAGCAGGCATTTATCCTATCACTGGCACAGCCATTGTGTGTAATGGCCATTTTATTATGGATCGTAACAGCGTATATCCTTTCGCTGTATATCCCTATTATCTTTTTATTCATGGGGATCTCTGTTGTAACTCTTCCAATAATGTGGTTTTCCCTGCATTCCTTTAACAAATTAGAAGCAAAATCAATGAATTAA
- a CDS encoding helix-turn-helix domain-containing protein: MKKMTSRLLLQYIFSYLIIFFVPFSVMALILYHNSVSSIREEIELSNLHNLNHVKNLTDNRMQELSKIGTLISYDPNLTPYMIKMKENHPEAKKSLDKYKENSSIITDLYLYYNDQDHIYSSEGLMSTNTFIEYKTTYTEMKTFLMDIESSTYPFISNNLKLSNNTTAYIYPLPSGAVKQYGSVIFKLKDSFFKDMINNILGTYEGKVFILDHNNKVIATNNRYSETIDLNQIEKIASSKKSFIGELKIDGNSYSISSVNSERSNWSFVAAIPTEQFYGKVSKFSTFIWLIILGIATAASILAIMLGLYQYRPIKKIIEFIKNKDESLQFSSNNELDTVRSTLENIYLNQEQLNKIVLHQEPLVRDQCLMMLLQGQMDKYMQSEGLLESLNIQIDGPYSFVFTTELTSRQLSTIDMKKLELSSSSLIKEVTIFSVELINNKTMVYVANGNSDNPSVKERLINEFQRILMKHNPNPKIGVGETYKGINHINRSFIEASAALEFAKLSEKRDIIAFTEIDELNEKMWIPKEYLLKLSMSYKQGDAEIASETIITLFNWLRDNSSSIHLLKGMTYDVVNTITKTVNDMNVPCNFGKIYQLIERQSFIEIEKNLIEMTIDICAEISKTKESQKNQLEQNILDYLSNHYAEYELSLEGMAEQFGLSSSYLSRFIKEQTGTTFSQYVWNLRTDEVKKQLLQTNSSIKKIISEVGYIDVPNFIRKFKNSEGITPGQFRKLYTKTTE; the protein is encoded by the coding sequence ATGAAAAAGATGACTTCGAGATTATTGCTGCAATACATCTTTTCTTATTTAATTATATTTTTTGTTCCATTTTCTGTAATGGCCCTCATTTTATATCACAATTCTGTTTCCAGTATAAGAGAAGAAATTGAACTGTCAAATTTGCATAATTTAAATCATGTGAAAAACCTGACAGATAATCGCATGCAGGAGCTTAGTAAGATCGGAACTCTTATATCATATGATCCAAATCTTACACCTTATATGATAAAGATGAAGGAAAATCACCCTGAGGCAAAAAAAAGCCTGGATAAATATAAAGAAAACAGTTCTATCATAACGGACCTTTATCTCTACTATAATGATCAGGATCATATTTACTCTTCTGAAGGACTAATGTCAACAAATACATTCATAGAATACAAGACAACCTATACGGAAATGAAGACATTTTTGATGGATATAGAGTCCTCAACCTACCCTTTTATAAGCAATAATCTGAAATTATCCAACAATACAACCGCCTATATTTATCCGCTTCCCTCAGGAGCTGTAAAGCAATACGGCAGTGTCATATTTAAACTGAAAGACTCTTTCTTTAAAGACATGATTAACAATATTCTTGGTACATACGAGGGGAAAGTTTTTATTTTAGATCATAATAATAAAGTAATTGCGACCAACAATAGGTATTCCGAAACCATCGATTTAAACCAGATTGAAAAGATCGCTTCTTCAAAAAAATCATTTATTGGCGAACTTAAAATTGATGGAAACTCCTATTCTATTTCATCCGTAAACTCAGAAAGAAGTAACTGGTCATTTGTTGCAGCCATACCTACTGAGCAATTTTATGGAAAAGTATCAAAATTCAGCACGTTTATATGGCTGATTATACTTGGGATCGCAACCGCGGCTTCAATTCTTGCCATCATGCTGGGCTTATACCAATATCGTCCGATCAAAAAAATAATTGAATTTATTAAAAATAAAGATGAAAGCTTACAATTTTCGAGTAATAACGAACTGGATACCGTACGCAGCACTTTAGAAAACATTTATCTCAATCAGGAACAGTTAAATAAAATCGTATTGCACCAGGAGCCACTCGTACGTGATCAATGCCTAATGATGCTTTTGCAAGGACAGATGGATAAATATATGCAGTCAGAAGGCTTATTGGAATCGCTGAACATTCAAATTGATGGTCCCTATTCATTTGTATTTACGACAGAATTAACAAGCAGGCAGCTAAGCACCATAGATATGAAGAAACTTGAGCTTTCTTCCAGCAGTTTAATAAAAGAGGTAACTATTTTTAGTGTTGAATTAATCAATAATAAGACTATGGTTTATGTGGCCAATGGAAATTCTGATAATCCTTCTGTTAAAGAAAGACTTATTAATGAATTTCAAAGAATCCTAATGAAGCACAATCCCAATCCCAAAATTGGTGTAGGTGAAACGTATAAAGGAATTAATCACATAAATCGTTCTTTTATTGAAGCATCAGCAGCCTTGGAATTCGCAAAATTAAGCGAGAAAAGAGATATCATTGCATTTACAGAAATAGATGAACTCAATGAAAAAATGTGGATCCCAAAAGAATACCTTTTAAAATTGTCGATGAGCTATAAACAGGGGGATGCTGAAATTGCATCTGAAACAATCATAACTTTGTTTAACTGGCTTCGAGACAACAGTTCATCTATTCATTTACTAAAAGGGATGACCTATGACGTAGTAAACACAATCACTAAAACAGTGAATGACATGAATGTACCGTGTAATTTCGGCAAAATCTATCAATTGATAGAAAGACAGTCATTTATCGAGATTGAAAAAAACTTAATTGAAATGACAATTGATATCTGTGCAGAAATTTCAAAAACAAAAGAATCTCAAAAAAACCAATTAGAGCAAAATATTCTCGATTATCTTTCAAACCACTACGCTGAGTACGAATTAAGCCTAGAAGGAATGGCAGAGCAATTTGGCTTATCAAGCTCTTATCTGAGCCGTTTTATAAAAGAACAGACAGGAACAACTTTTTCACAGTATGTATGGAACTTACGGACAGACGAAGTAAAGAAACAACTGCTTCAGACTAATTCTTCCATCAAAAAAATTATATCTGAGGTAGGATATATTGATGTACCGAACTTTATCAGGAAATTCAAAAACTCTGAAGGTATTACACCTGGGCAGTTCAGAAAATTATATACAAAAACCACGGAATAA